Proteins co-encoded in one Streptomyces sp. JH34 genomic window:
- a CDS encoding helix-turn-helix transcriptional regulator, with product MGTEPAQPPHRHGPGELCAPALELYERALRQGGIARQELGAAPCLTTGALVQADPWDEHWLRPVPPSAALSLLLQPLTREIDERVEQTLRLTRSLAPLAAIANGDPQLAITMLEGPEAIRTAIQEATARTADEVLTAQPGSTRPQATLRAALDNATTAIGRGAGLRHIYQHPARYSTQVRDYLRQVPAESLQVRTTELTVERLLIFDRAVAFIPATTDRSAALQIRHPALVRYLVQVYEVLWAQATPLAEQLPGPATGLRVTAVQQSVARLLSEGHVDDVVARKLGISVRTCRSHIARLTQALGATSRTHLGVLIVRSGIVDAAATTRKGPVPES from the coding sequence ATGGGAACAGAACCGGCGCAACCGCCGCACCGTCACGGACCCGGAGAACTCTGCGCTCCCGCACTCGAACTGTACGAGCGGGCACTGCGCCAGGGCGGGATCGCCCGTCAGGAGCTCGGCGCCGCACCGTGTCTCACCACCGGCGCGCTGGTCCAGGCCGACCCCTGGGACGAGCACTGGCTGCGCCCGGTCCCGCCGTCCGCCGCCCTGTCCCTCCTCCTGCAGCCGCTCACACGCGAGATCGACGAGCGCGTGGAGCAGACGCTCCGGCTGACCCGGTCGCTCGCGCCCCTGGCCGCCATCGCCAACGGCGACCCCCAGCTGGCCATCACCATGCTGGAGGGGCCCGAGGCGATACGGACGGCCATCCAGGAGGCCACCGCCCGGACCGCCGACGAGGTCCTGACGGCGCAGCCGGGAAGCACCCGGCCCCAGGCCACCCTGCGGGCGGCCCTGGACAACGCCACGACCGCCATCGGCCGGGGTGCCGGGCTCCGTCACATCTACCAGCACCCGGCGCGCTACAGCACGCAGGTCAGGGACTACCTGCGTCAAGTGCCCGCCGAGTCCCTCCAGGTGCGCACCACCGAGCTGACCGTGGAGCGGCTGCTCATCTTCGACCGCGCGGTGGCCTTCATCCCCGCCACCACCGACCGCAGTGCGGCGCTGCAGATCCGCCACCCCGCGCTCGTCCGCTATCTGGTCCAGGTCTACGAGGTCCTGTGGGCGCAGGCCACCCCGCTCGCGGAGCAGCTTCCCGGGCCCGCGACGGGGTTGCGGGTCACGGCCGTGCAGCAGAGCGTCGCCCGGCTCCTCAGCGAGGGCCACGTCGACGACGTGGTCGCCCGCAAGCTGGGCATCAGCGTCCGCACGTGCCGCTCCCACATCGCCAGGCTCACGCAGGCCCTCGGCGCCACCAGCCGGACCCATCTCGGGGTCCTGATCGTGCGGTCCGGCATCGTGGACGCCGCCGCGACCACGCGGAAGGGGCCCGTACCGGAGTCGTGA
- the grpE gene encoding nucleotide exchange factor GrpE: MTEETPGFDEKPDVPSGANSDDVEPKAATPSEEEEAAAPAGDVPQTAALTAQLDQVRTALNERTGDLQRLQAEYQNYRRRVERDRVMVKEVAAANLLTELLPVLDDVGRAREHGELVGGFKSVAESLETVVAKLGLQQFGKEGEPFDPTIHEALMHSYAPDVTETTCVAILQPGYRIGERTIRPARVAVAEPQPGATPAAAKEEKADDEESGGTEEV; encoded by the coding sequence GTGACCGAGGAGACTCCGGGCTTCGACGAGAAGCCTGACGTCCCCTCCGGCGCCAACTCCGACGACGTCGAGCCGAAGGCCGCCACCCCCTCCGAGGAGGAGGAGGCGGCGGCCCCGGCCGGGGACGTACCGCAGACAGCGGCACTGACGGCCCAGCTGGACCAGGTCCGTACCGCGCTCAACGAGCGCACGGGCGACCTCCAGCGGCTCCAGGCCGAGTACCAGAACTACCGTCGCCGCGTCGAGCGCGACCGGGTGATGGTCAAGGAGGTCGCGGCAGCGAATCTCCTGACCGAGCTCCTGCCCGTGCTCGACGACGTCGGCAGGGCCCGGGAGCACGGCGAACTCGTCGGCGGGTTCAAGTCGGTGGCCGAATCCCTGGAGACGGTCGTCGCGAAGCTGGGCCTCCAGCAGTTCGGCAAGGAGGGCGAGCCCTTCGACCCGACGATCCACGAGGCCCTGATGCACTCGTACGCGCCGGACGTCACCGAGACGACCTGCGTGGCGATCCTGCAGCCCGGGTATCGCATCGGGGAGCGCACCATCCGCCCCGCGCGGGTGGCCGTGGCCGAGCCGCAGCCGGGCGCCACGCCCGCGGCGGCGAAGGAAGAGAAGGCAGACGACGAGGAGAGCGGTGGCACCGAAGAGGTCTGA
- the dnaJ gene encoding molecular chaperone DnaJ produces the protein MSTKDFVEKDYYKVLGVPKDATDAEVKKAYRKLAREYHPDANKGDAKAEERFKEISEANDVLGDPKKRKEYDEARALFGSGGFRAGPGGAGGNFNFDLGDLFGGAPGGGQNAGAGGFGGGGGGGLGDVFGGLFNRGGAGTRVQPRRGQDIESEVTLSFTEAVDGATVPLRMSSQAPCKACSGTGDKNGTPRVCPTCVGTGQVSRGTGGGFSLTDPCVDCKGRGLIAQDPCDVCKGSGRAKSARTMQVRIPAGVADGQRIRLRGKGSPGERGGPAGDLYVVVHVDAHPVFGRKGDNLTVTVPVTFAEAALGGEVKVPTLGGPPVTLKLPAGTPNGRTMRARGKGAVRKDGTRGDLLVTVEVSVPTELGADAQDALEAYRKATAGEDPRAELFQAAKGA, from the coding sequence ATGAGCACGAAGGACTTCGTCGAGAAGGACTACTACAAGGTTCTCGGCGTCCCCAAGGACGCCACCGACGCCGAGGTCAAGAAGGCGTACCGGAAGCTCGCCCGCGAGTACCACCCGGACGCCAACAAGGGTGACGCCAAGGCCGAGGAGCGCTTCAAGGAGATCTCCGAGGCGAACGACGTCCTCGGCGACCCCAAGAAGCGCAAGGAGTACGACGAGGCGCGCGCCCTCTTCGGGAGCGGAGGCTTCCGGGCCGGTCCCGGCGGTGCGGGCGGCAACTTCAACTTCGACCTGGGAGACCTCTTCGGGGGCGCCCCGGGTGGTGGCCAGAACGCCGGCGCCGGCGGGTTCGGCGGTGGCGGCGGCGGTGGCCTGGGCGATGTCTTCGGCGGACTGTTCAACCGCGGCGGTGCGGGCACACGGGTCCAGCCGCGGCGTGGCCAGGACATCGAGTCCGAGGTGACGCTCAGCTTCACCGAGGCGGTCGACGGGGCCACGGTCCCGTTGCGGATGTCCAGCCAGGCTCCCTGCAAGGCGTGTTCGGGTACCGGCGACAAGAACGGCACCCCGAGGGTCTGCCCGACGTGCGTCGGCACCGGACAGGTGTCGCGCGGCACCGGCGGAGGCTTCTCACTGACCGATCCCTGCGTCGACTGCAAGGGCCGGGGCCTCATCGCCCAGGACCCCTGCGACGTCTGCAAGGGCAGCGGCCGGGCGAAGTCCGCCCGCACGATGCAGGTCAGGATCCCCGCGGGGGTGGCGGACGGCCAGCGGATCCGGCTGCGTGGCAAGGGCAGCCCGGGGGAGCGCGGCGGACCGGCCGGCGACCTCTACGTCGTCGTCCACGTCGACGCCCACCCGGTGTTCGGGCGCAAGGGCGACAACCTCACCGTCACCGTGCCCGTCACCTTCGCGGAGGCGGCGCTCGGCGGCGAGGTGAAGGTGCCCACGCTCGGCGGTCCCCCGGTCACCCTGAAACTCCCGGCGGGCACGCCCAACGGACGTACGATGCGGGCCCGGGGCAAGGGGGCCGTGCGCAAGGACGGCACCCGCGGCGACCTCCTGGTCACCGTCGAGGTGTCCGTGCCCACGGAGCTCGGCGCGGACGCCCAGGACGCGCTGGAGGCCTACCGGAAGGCGACCGCGGGGGAGGACCCGCGGGCGGAGCTGTTCCAGGCTGCGAAGGGAGCTTGA
- a CDS encoding helix-turn-helix domain-containing protein yields the protein MDGRRRNPYQLTDESPVYVISIAAQLSGLHPQTLRQYDRLGLVSPDRTAGRGRRYSARDIELLRTVQQLSQDEGINLAGIKRIIELENQVAALQQRVAELSAAVDGAAVAMQQREAQVHASYRRDLVPYQDVQQTSALVVWRPKRAKD from the coding sequence ATGGACGGCCGTCGACGCAATCCGTACCAGCTGACCGACGAATCGCCGGTCTACGTGATCTCGATCGCGGCCCAGCTCTCGGGCCTGCACCCGCAGACACTGCGCCAGTACGACCGCCTGGGTCTGGTCTCACCCGACCGGACGGCGGGGCGCGGCCGCCGTTACTCGGCCCGTGACATCGAACTGCTGCGCACCGTGCAGCAGTTGTCGCAGGACGAGGGCATCAACCTCGCGGGCATCAAGCGGATCATCGAGCTGGAGAACCAGGTCGCGGCGCTCCAGCAGCGCGTCGCCGAGCTCTCGGCGGCGGTGGACGGCGCGGCCGTGGCCATGCAGCAGCGTGAGGCCCAGGTGCACGCCTCCTACCGGCGTGACCTGGTGCCGTACCAGGACGTGCAGCAGACGAGCGCGCTGGTGGTCTGGCGGCCCAAGAGGGCCAAGGACTGA